One segment of Streptomyces sp. XD-27 DNA contains the following:
- a CDS encoding TetR/AcrR family transcriptional regulator yields the protein MPKNSKKTPVRPSPERREELLATAAEVFAAQGYNATTVRRIADAAGMLAGSLYYHFDSKESMLDEILSTFLDELWARYDAVLASGLGPRQKLEALVTESFREIDRHRAAVAIYQKESRHLLDQPRFHYLADSQVRFEQAWLGTLERGVADGAFRADLDIRLTYRFVRDTVWVAASWYRPGGQHSPEEIARQYLSMVLDGIALRE from the coding sequence GTGCCGAAGAACAGCAAGAAGACCCCGGTGAGGCCGTCGCCCGAGCGGCGCGAGGAACTGCTGGCGACCGCCGCCGAGGTGTTCGCCGCGCAGGGCTACAACGCGACCACCGTCCGCAGGATCGCCGACGCCGCGGGGATGCTCGCGGGGAGCCTCTACTACCACTTCGACTCCAAGGAGTCGATGCTCGACGAGATCCTCTCCACCTTCCTGGACGAGCTGTGGGCCCGGTACGACGCCGTGCTCGCCTCCGGACTCGGCCCCCGGCAGAAGCTGGAGGCGCTCGTCACCGAGTCCTTCCGGGAGATCGACCGGCACCGCGCCGCCGTCGCCATCTACCAGAAGGAGTCCAGGCACCTGCTGGACCAGCCGCGCTTCCACTACCTCGCCGACTCGCAGGTGAGGTTCGAGCAGGCGTGGCTGGGCACCCTGGAACGCGGAGTGGCCGACGGGGCCTTCCGCGCCGACCTCGACATCCGGCTGACGTACCGCTTCGTGCGCGACACCGTGTGGGTCGCCGCCTCCTGGTACCGGCCGGGCGGACAGCACAGCCCCGAGGAGATCGCCCGCCAGTACCTGTCGATGGTGCTGGACGGCATCGCCCTGCGGGAGTGA
- a CDS encoding acyl-CoA dehydrogenase family protein produces MDLELSPEDAAFRAEAREWLAAHVPGERLPSLETAEGFAAHRAWERTLAAGRWSVVSWPLEYGGRGASLLRRLLFEEEYYAAGAPGRVSQNGISLLAPTLLRHGTAEQRARVLPPMASGDVVWAQAWSEPEAGSDLAALRSTARRDTGGWLLSGQKTWSSRAAFADRAFGLFRSHPGADRPHQGLTYAMFPLDAPGVTVRPLGRLDGRPGFAELFLDEVFVPDEDVIGEPGEGWRVAMSTAGDERGLTLRSPGRFTAAAHRLADLWRERAAADPGGGDPCGGDPCGAGGGLRDRVADALIRARAYQLFAYTRATGPAGARPAGGGSTGARPAGGGSTAGGSTGAEASLTKVFWSELDLALHETALDLLGPYGELSDTAPDAPAGGGWADGYTFALAGPIYAGTNEIQRDIIAERLLGLPKGRRG; encoded by the coding sequence ATGGACCTCGAACTCTCCCCGGAGGACGCCGCGTTCCGCGCCGAGGCCCGGGAGTGGCTCGCCGCCCACGTCCCCGGCGAGCGGCTGCCCTCGCTGGAGACCGCCGAGGGCTTCGCCGCGCACCGGGCCTGGGAGCGGACGCTCGCGGCGGGCCGGTGGTCGGTGGTGTCCTGGCCGCTGGAGTACGGCGGGCGGGGCGCCTCCCTGCTGCGCCGGTTGCTCTTCGAGGAGGAGTACTACGCGGCGGGGGCACCGGGCCGGGTCAGCCAGAACGGGATCAGCCTGCTGGCGCCCACCCTGCTGCGGCACGGCACGGCCGAGCAGCGCGCCCGGGTCCTGCCGCCGATGGCGAGCGGCGACGTCGTCTGGGCGCAGGCGTGGTCGGAGCCGGAGGCCGGCTCCGACCTCGCCGCGCTGCGCTCCACCGCCCGGCGGGACACGGGAGGCTGGCTCTTGAGCGGGCAGAAGACCTGGTCGTCGCGGGCGGCCTTCGCCGACCGCGCCTTCGGCCTGTTCCGCAGCCACCCCGGCGCGGACCGGCCCCACCAAGGGCTGACGTATGCCATGTTTCCGCTGGACGCACCGGGGGTGACGGTGCGTCCGCTCGGCCGCCTCGACGGCAGGCCGGGGTTCGCCGAACTCTTCCTGGACGAGGTGTTCGTACCCGACGAGGACGTGATCGGGGAGCCGGGGGAAGGGTGGCGGGTCGCGATGAGCACGGCCGGGGACGAGCGCGGGCTGACCTTGCGCAGCCCCGGCCGCTTCACGGCCGCCGCCCACCGCCTGGCGGACCTGTGGCGGGAGCGCGCGGCGGCGGATCCCGGCGGAGGGGATCCATGCGGCGGGGATCCATGCGGCGCGGGCGGCGGCCTGCGCGACCGGGTCGCCGACGCGCTGATCCGCGCCCGCGCCTACCAGTTGTTCGCGTACACGCGGGCGACCGGCCCGGCGGGGGCCCGACCGGCGGGTGGTGGCTCGACGGGAGCCCGACCGGCAGGTGGTGGCTCGACGGCCGGCGGCTCGACGGGCGCCGAGGCGAGCCTGACCAAGGTGTTCTGGTCGGAGCTGGACCTCGCGCTGCACGAGACGGCGCTGGACCTGCTCGGTCCGTACGGCGAGCTGTCCGACACCGCGCCCGACGCGCCCGCGGGCGGCGGCTGGGCGGACGGCTACACCTTCGCCCTTGCGGGTCCGATCTACGCGGGCACCAACGAGATCCAGCGGGACATCATCGCCGAACGGCTGCTCGGCCTGCCGAAGGGGCGCCGCGGATGA
- a CDS encoding SDR family oxidoreductase, producing MTDNKATDHKAHTGNEAHTGSEAQADATPRYVPGHGLLTGRTAVITAAAGAGIGGATARRFLEEGAAVVLGDAHARRLDAAAAALAAEFGADRVAAAACDVRNERQVHALYDLAERRHGRLDAVVNNAGLGGTAELADMTDTQWHEVVDVTLNGTFRCTRAALRRMRATGCGGVVVNNASVLGWRAQAGQAHYAAAKAGVMALTRCAAVEAAGYGVRVNAVAPSLAAHPHLAKVTTPELLAELTAREAFGRAAEPWEVANVIVFLASDYSSYLTGEVLSVSGQHP from the coding sequence GTGACGGACAACAAGGCGACGGACCACAAGGCGCACACGGGGAACGAGGCGCACACGGGCAGCGAGGCGCAGGCGGACGCCACGCCGCGGTACGTCCCCGGGCACGGCCTGCTCACCGGCCGCACCGCCGTCATCACCGCCGCGGCGGGCGCGGGCATCGGCGGCGCCACCGCCCGCAGGTTCCTGGAGGAGGGTGCGGCCGTGGTCCTCGGTGACGCGCACGCCCGCCGCCTGGACGCCGCCGCCGCGGCGCTCGCCGCCGAGTTCGGCGCCGACCGCGTCGCCGCGGCGGCCTGCGACGTGCGGAACGAGCGGCAGGTCCACGCGCTGTACGACCTCGCCGAGCGGCGCCACGGCCGACTGGACGCCGTGGTCAACAACGCCGGCCTCGGCGGCACCGCCGAACTCGCCGACATGACCGACACCCAGTGGCACGAGGTCGTCGACGTCACGCTGAACGGCACATTCCGCTGCACCCGCGCCGCGCTGCGCCGGATGCGCGCCACCGGCTGCGGCGGGGTCGTGGTCAACAACGCCTCGGTCCTCGGCTGGCGCGCGCAGGCCGGGCAGGCCCACTACGCGGCGGCCAAGGCCGGGGTCATGGCCCTCACCCGCTGCGCCGCTGTCGAGGCCGCCGGCTACGGAGTACGGGTCAACGCGGTCGCCCCGAGCCTGGCCGCCCATCCGCACCTGGCCAAGGTCACCACCCCCGAACTGCTGGCGGAGCTCACCGCACGCGAGGCGTTCGGCCGCGCCGCCGAACCCTGGGAGGTCGCCAACGTCATCGTCTTCCTCGCCAGCGACTACTCCTCGTACCTGACCGGGGAGGTCCTGTCGGTCAGCGGCCAGCACCCGTGA